The DNA segment atagttataaaacatatatctcattaaaacaaatgatataaagaacaattcatttacattaagtttgtatcctgcaacaattgactataggacactaaccACAACACTTTTCCTATCCTCCAAACATCCCGCATAATCACTATCGGTGTAGGCAATCAACAAGCCACTTGTCTTCTTTTGCTATGTTCAAACTCTTTAAGATCTTTTTTGAGAAAGAAACAGACCTTGCTATCAAGTGTTTACAAACAGATTGAGGAGGGGAGTTCACATCTACTGAGTTCAATGATTTTTGTAGAGAGAGTGGAATTAGAAGGCAGTTAACAATGGCatatacacctcaacaaaatggagtcGTAGAAAGGAAGAATCGTACAGTGATGAACTGTGTGAGGAGTATGTTGTCTGAGAAAGGAACTCCAAAATCCTTTTGGCCAGAAGCAGTGAAATGGGTGATTTATGTGCTCAATCAGTGCCCTACTGTAGCTATGGAGGATGCAACGCCAGAAGAAGTTTGAAGTGGAGTAAAGCCATCAATTGAGCATCTCAGAGTCTTTGGATGCGTATGTCATATACACGTACCAGATGCCAAAAGAACCAAGTTGGACAACAAGAGTATAAGTGGCGTTCTCCTAAGGATCAGTGATGAATCAAAAGGATACAAAATATATGATCTTGTTGCAAAAAAAGTAGTAATCAGTAAATATATTGTgtttgaagaaaagaaaagatgggATTGGGGAAAGAGCAATGAGCAGCAATTACTTATTGAGCTTGAGTGGGGTGAAAATGAAGAGAAAGTGGCCGCTCAAAATGAAGATGAAGTGGCTGAACCCAATGGAGCAGATAATGATGTTGCTGCCAACGAAGATAATAATATTGCAGCTGAAGATGAAAATGTGACAAGTACAACTTCTTCAAAATCCAGCTCTTCATCAAATTCTGATACAGAAGCAAGAATCAGGAGACCACCTAGCTGGTTGAATGATTATGTAAGTGGAGAAGGACTCTCAGAAAGTGAACAAATCAATGCTAACTTTGTTGTTAGTGCAGGTACAAATCTTGTGAGTTTTGAAGAGGCTGTCAAAAATGAAAATTGGCAGAAAGCTAAAGAGTTCACCCGAAATATGCATAACTGTCTCTCCTTCCTTCATTCCGAGAACTTCAAATTCTGTCTTCTAAGTCTGCAACTGAGCTCTCTTCACCCTCGTGGAACCCTTGAATTTCTGCTTTATGGAGTCCCATATCTGCTTTGAGGTATCATCGTTGAGGATAGTCTCCATAATTTCTCTATTGATAGCTTGATAGAGATAATTTTTAATCTTTATGTCTTTCAACTGCTGCTCCTCTATTGCCTTCATATGTGCTTCAATCGCCTGAGTTCCTGCTGGAACCGAATCAATCCCCTCTTCAATTAGGCTCCAATATTCCTTTGCACGAAGGAAATTTTCCATAAGCTTTGCCGAGTGTTCATAGTACCCATCAAATTTGGGAATCGTAGGTTGTACAAATTTTCCATTTGCGCCTCTACTCTCAGCCATctctctattttattttcttacgAACACTGAACGCTTTCTCTTTCACTCTGTGTTTCACTCAAACTGAAACTTTTAGTGTTTCACTCAAACTGAAACTCTCTATCAGAGCTTGTTCAAGATCAACAAGTTTCTTCCACACTCAATAAGTAACTTGAGGTCGTTCTTTTTCAAGAGGGAGTGTATGATGAGGGCATCGAGTCGACCGAATGTGTGGAAACGAGTGGTGTGAGAAGCCGAGATACACCAAAGGAAAGAGAACACCATTCATGTGAAAAACAGAGTCACACGCCATTTGGAAAACCCACACGTTGTGTGGACTTTAAGTCAAAAGCTTTATTTTTAGAAGAAAGCCCACACGACGCGTGGACTTTTAAAAGGCACTCTGTAGTTTCAGAATAGAACCCACACGACGTGTAGACTTTTTAAAGAGCCCTTACAAATCAGTCTTGCCTTTTACACCATTTTCCTCCTAATTACAACTTTGTTGTCCCTTATTTACAACTCATGTCATcagtttatttataaatttgccacTCCTTTACCCTTATCCCATTTTATCCCTCTACCCTTGTCTCATTTTACCCCCTTTAACCtttatttaattagttatgCATTTGACTTTTAATGTAATTTCATATTTTAGGTTAGAAAGAGTAATCTCTTTCATgtgatgatttaattttttatcaaataaatataattttctcTTTGTAAGTTTTGTTAGGATTCATCCCTTTAACAATGATGATTTTTCAATTCCTACAAATTTAACCCTTAAATCTTAAGGGTTTCATTATGTAACTTTAACTGAATGTGGAAACACAGAACCAGTAgtgaaattttaattaatatcaAAATTGAATTAGTTGTTTTTATACttgacaataaaaaaaaataatctaacTGGCCAACATGCTCTTCACAAACTCTTACAATGGAAATAGAATATTAGAGAATTGAGCACTTCACTTGGAAAATCCACCATAACAAAAGAAAGAGACCAACTTTCTGTccaacatcaaacataaacaaaagaaaggCACAAAGCCAGCCTTAATTAATttggaaaatatgaaaatactagagtacatattaattattatttttcctGACCACACGAAAACCTTAACTTAGTAAGAAATAAAGGAGTGTGTCTCAATTAATAAAGTCATCTTCATCATCAGCATCAGGTTGAACTTCTCCTTGCTCATCAAAAGTAGCAGCTGCATCTTCATCATATGCTTCATTGATTGGTGAACCTGCAAATttctcatcttcatcttcttctgttTCTTCCTCATGCTGCTTCTTCCCTTCTTCATCtatatcttcttcctcatcatcttcttcttcttcatgcaCTACCCCTTCTTTCTCTTCTGTACTGCTACCTATGATCAAAGTTATTATTAAGTCTTAATTAGTTTGAATGATTTCTTGACATGATATTAGATCATTTTATTAGACAATTGGTCCAGAATTCAAATTACCTGCAGCCTTTTCTTCCCTTAGGGGAGTTTCTTCCGTCAAATTCTCAGCTTCGTCGTTGATCACCTCTTCGTGTGTTGCATCAACCTGAAACATGTATTTTAATCACATAAAATAATTTGTTTACTAAGAATcaagattaattaatttattaagaatggtttctatatattatttggACATAATCTATTGTAAACTTAGTTAAAATATGTTATCAAATAAAAGGTGAGTATAATGAAAAGGAGAAAAGGAATTAATACAGCACCTGAGCAGAGGCCATGAGAAGAGAGGGAAGAGAATTAGGGGAGATGAAGTTCAGTGAAGTTGAGAGGGTTTGAAGGGGTTTTTATATTATGATTAACTAAACTAAAGCGACATTGCACACACAAAACTTGACAGTTACAAAAGTCGACCAAGGGAATTAAATAATcaaagatataaaaaaaaactattctaATTCGTATTTGGAGGATTCCCTACTATATATATTCTTACTTCCATCTATTCAATATATCAACTCGAATCATTTTCAGAGTTATGCACTCTCTCATTCAATTGTTGTTTCTAATACATTCTCCAACAGAATAATTAAaacttttccttttttctatCCCTTTGCTTTTCGTTTAAAGTGTTTTTGATGTGatatctaatttttcttttttggttAACCAGGGTTGATTCGAGTGCTAAAGTTTTGAATTTCTACTTGTTAGGTTTGAGATCTGATTTCACACTCCATCAACATTGAAATCAACTCGTGTATGTTGATTTTATTTGTTCTTGACTAGTTTCTGTAATTTGATTTCAAATCTTCGATATATAAAAATTGATGTTCATTAACCATATCTGCTTCTATGTCAATATGAATATTACCTAGAAATTTCATTGAAATACGAGGCAAAGAAGAAAACAAGTCCCATTGAATTAACAAAAATGTCACGTAAAGAACAATAGGAAGACAAATAATACATAAAATCTTTCATCTAAATAAAATTTCATTGATagaattgattaagacctatgttATCTGCAACACGCAACAACGACAAAAATCAATATCCAAATTGTCATAAATTTAACCAATAAACCAATTTCCTATAAgtttttgacattttttgttAGTAGGTTGTCATTCAAGGATCTGttagaaattgaaagaaataagaaaatacAAACTGAAGATCAGGGAAGCTTTTGTGCCTTTTTTATCTGTTAAAAATGAAAGTAAAGAGAAGTGCCTATATATAGGCTTACAGAGAAAACTGAAAAGCTAGAAAATCTCTCAACAAATTAGAGAGTTATTTGAGGAACTACAACTCAGAAAATCAAGGaacaaatatatgaaaaacTACTGCAGTTGAAAGACTAAGTCAATTAAAAGACTAAGTCAGGTTTTAATTAATTCTCGACAGCCCCTCTTAATTCAAACCTGCAAACACCAAGCCTGGACCTGAGATACACATGTTTTTCAAGAGGAAGTGACTTAGTGAGTATATCAGCAACTTGCTCCTGTGTACTGCAGTGAAATAAGCCAACTTGTCCTTCAGCCACaagatctctaatgaagtgaacACGAATACTGATATGCTTGGTTCTGCTATGGAATGATGGATTTTTTGTCATGAAGATTGCTGACTTGTTATCACAAAAAATCTGAGTTGCTTCTCTTTGTTCATGACCAACTTCTTCAAGAATTCTTCTCATCCATACCGCCTGACATGCTGCTGAAGTTGCTGCTACGTATTCACCTTCTGAAGATGACAAAGCTGTTGTTGCTTGTTTTTTTGAGCTCCAAGAGATGGCACCTGAACCAAGATTGAACGCATAACCTGATGTACTCTTCCGATCATCCAGACACCCAGCCCAATCGCTGTCGGTAAAGCCaattaatttgaaattaacAACTTGGCTGTACCATATTCCGAAGTCAAGTGTTCCAACAATGTAACGTAGGACTCTTTTTGCTGCTCCAAGATGATGCTTTGTTGGAGAATGCATGAACCTGGAGATTACTCCCACTGAATAAGAGATATCTGGTCGAGTGTGTGTTAAATATATCAGACCTCCCACTAAGCTTCTGAAATAACTTGCATCAGCTTGTTCAGTC comes from the Euphorbia lathyris chromosome 5, ddEupLath1.1, whole genome shotgun sequence genome and includes:
- the LOC136230798 gene encoding uncharacterized protein, which translates into the protein MASAQVDATHEEVINDEAENLTEETPLREEKAAGSSTEEKEGVVHEEEEDDEEEDIDEEGKKQHEEETEEDEDEKFAGSPINEAYDEDAAATFDEQGEVQPDADDEDDFIN